A DNA window from Paenibacillus andongensis contains the following coding sequences:
- a CDS encoding AraC family transcriptional regulator, with protein MNFHQLIPLIPLIEQIETNSSSLTALCPANKYQLIIVRRGHITILGHDQESTVCSQAYACHPDQGAYSIQVPKTKTVEYVIITYRMLPDERTWTLQGQLTTLSEIKIHYMLDELIRTTHDLHPLTPEEEAAHIFRKRIMLERILFIYLYESQLTQEKKSSTESIEETLSYMNEHYMVELSLPMLARRAGMSVGYFTVLFKKHTGSTMMNYLYTLRIEKAKQMFLQTDLLAKEVAGRVGFVDYFHFSKVFKKKTGYSPSVFLASQNKI; from the coding sequence ATGAATTTTCATCAACTTATTCCGCTTATCCCTCTCATTGAGCAGATCGAGACGAATAGTTCCTCTCTTACGGCACTATGCCCGGCGAATAAGTATCAGCTTATTATTGTACGTCGCGGACACATCACGATACTTGGCCATGACCAAGAATCTACGGTTTGTTCACAAGCCTATGCCTGCCATCCGGATCAAGGTGCCTATTCCATTCAAGTTCCCAAAACCAAAACTGTGGAGTATGTGATCATCACTTACCGGATGCTGCCTGACGAACGTACATGGACCTTACAAGGCCAACTCACCACACTTAGCGAGATCAAAATTCACTATATGCTGGACGAGCTTATCCGTACAACGCATGATCTTCATCCACTCACGCCTGAAGAGGAGGCTGCCCATATATTTCGTAAGCGAATCATGTTGGAGCGCATTCTCTTCATTTATTTATATGAATCGCAGTTGACCCAAGAGAAAAAATCTTCAACCGAATCGATTGAAGAAACTCTCTCTTATATGAATGAGCATTATATGGTTGAGCTTTCACTTCCTATGTTGGCCAGACGAGCAGGCATGAGTGTAGGTTATTTTACGGTTCTCTTCAAAAAGCATACCGGTTCTACAATGATGAATTATTTGTACACACTGCGTATTGAGAAAGCTAAACAAATGTTTCTCCAAACCGATCTACTGGCCAAAGAAGTTGCGGGACGTGTCGGATTTGTTGATTATTTTCATTTTAGCAAGGTTTTTAAGAAAAAAACAGGCTATTCACCTTCCGTATTCCTAGCAAGCCAAAACAAAATCTAA
- a CDS encoding ABC transporter substrate-binding protein, producing the protein MKNHIARLCFIALISVFAISLAACGKTTNIESTATTPAAASQKPAAQSEGKITIQDAVGTVELPKKPERIIAMEFGFTDILVTLGVQPVGVADDNSPDLFMDSVKSQLKTYKSVGSRYEPNIELISSLKPDLIIVDVNKHKNAIPQLKGIAPVLVLDDFQADYNQMLKNVGIIAKAVGKEEEGKKRLAEHQTKVETLKKKLGSTNLRVLPAVVNPKGFYAHSDHAYSGSFLAMLGYTDPIKNTAAYPQITLEQLVEANPQVLFLLPTEKETIIKQWETNPLWQKIDAVANKKVFTVERRDWSLSRGFLGSEKILEDIVKNLGQ; encoded by the coding sequence ATGAAAAACCATATCGCTCGTCTTTGTTTTATCGCACTGATCAGCGTCTTTGCCATAAGCCTTGCAGCTTGCGGCAAAACGACGAATATCGAATCAACTGCAACAACACCAGCTGCGGCTAGCCAGAAGCCCGCTGCTCAATCTGAGGGTAAAATTACGATTCAGGATGCGGTAGGAACCGTCGAATTACCTAAGAAACCTGAACGCATTATTGCGATGGAATTCGGTTTTACCGATATCCTCGTCACTTTAGGCGTACAGCCTGTTGGTGTTGCCGATGACAACAGCCCTGATCTATTCATGGACTCGGTAAAAAGTCAGTTGAAAACATACAAATCTGTTGGATCCCGCTATGAGCCAAACATTGAGCTGATTAGTTCGCTTAAACCCGATTTGATCATTGTCGACGTGAACAAACACAAGAATGCCATTCCTCAGCTCAAAGGAATTGCTCCCGTTCTGGTGTTAGATGATTTCCAAGCCGATTACAATCAAATGCTCAAGAACGTTGGTATTATCGCTAAAGCCGTCGGCAAAGAAGAAGAAGGCAAGAAACGTCTTGCGGAGCATCAAACAAAGGTTGAGACTTTGAAAAAGAAACTAGGTTCAACGAATCTTCGTGTTCTTCCCGCTGTTGTGAATCCTAAAGGATTCTATGCTCATTCTGATCACGCTTATAGCGGTTCCTTCTTAGCGATGCTAGGGTACACGGACCCTATTAAAAACACTGCCGCCTATCCGCAGATCACACTTGAACAGTTGGTAGAAGCCAATCCTCAAGTCCTGTTCTTGCTGCCTACGGAAAAAGAAACCATCATCAAACAATGGGAAACGAACCCGTTATGGCAGAAAATTGATGCTGTAGCGAACAAAAAAGTGTTCACTGTTGAACGGCGTGATTGGTCACTATCCCGTGGATTCCTCGGATCTGAGAAAATCCTAGAGGATATCGTGAAGAATTTGGGGCAATAG
- a CDS encoding cyclic nucleotide-binding domain-containing protein produces the protein MSRMMFSKTYQTFLHKFAEDKQEYGKVLLLFAYLFCVVSASTIGRTAADTLFLSRFDNSYLSLMYLPQALVMIMAGILFQRYSPKVRLESLMKILIPLISALVLVSRFGVGLELRWVFPVIYIGYDVFNFLMIVCFWQFATSVMNQRKAKQMIGIVGSGGITGGILSGFGLKALVPLVGTANLIYFYAGLQLLGLVVVYLILNFAKETIEAKPAQPRTTTSKQAVQRKSGLFASVPHLKYVAILSAALVLSLTLIDYQFKVILRGTLQNEALAGFMGSFYGFSGLIALFVQLFISSRILTRFGVMTALLVFPITLIAGSFGILVLPVLAMAVIVKGSDKVVGDTLYSSVSQLVMFPVPPEWRGKAKSFLDGIVRNGAKGLAAICLLVVTRLLAPEQLSYIVLALLVIGIIAGIKVKKAYLHTLLSNLKTGGDDLQKVELNLMDPASRQILIDALFSSDKQQALYAFGLLREIDSFDITPHMDGLLHHPIPEMCIEALDYVEQKAPGGFEPILQSLAATENNQVKAKAILALAAYAKEEYVDEITVHLEDQSVEVQAAAIAGLVKYYSIEGMFRAVGKLKQMMESGQEEERIAMAALFGQIRVKNFYKPLISLLQDSSPQVRIRALESAAILHVPPLIEPIIAMLKDSQTRRYATQALAAYDEQDILPQLAPYLNQIEIGLYLPAVFERIATQSAFDMLFDGYEAARYDMRDRILESLLRMHKRLPFVDSQQVESYIFHELKLHGQFAEHGASIVGVEGFADIENIVREIRTAISRRIFQLLSLIYEEKTMQAVYLDWSEGDSRQQANAEEVIDQTLRGSLRTEMTTFMSGSSKMVRNSVTDMPLSEHLNWLSAQGDDWLKQAIQHLTVNQPGTSPNEELSELMHRVHLLRHVSLFQGMTSRDLSVIARRLHKLSVQKGAAIIHEGDMGDSLMIMDGGRAGVYRNGQPLGEVKRGDCFGEMAILTQGVRTATIRAEEDVHLWRLDSSVFYDMMFDQTSIAVEIMKLLSRRLRSELTRGQSADKSELEQTHAADKFEAEQSNAVAAATLQVSETKTTEGLTKDEVILRRILVLQKIDLFVHLTPEDFMWLAQRVEEVAYEPGEVICRAGDFGDTMYGIVEGSIRVHKGSEEYAVLEEGAFFGEMAIIDSGPRSADCTAKEAAVLLQLHRDLVLTFCFQNIDVLRSMMRVIADRLRGMS, from the coding sequence ATGAGCCGTATGATGTTTAGCAAAACCTATCAGACCTTTCTACATAAATTCGCTGAAGATAAGCAAGAGTATGGGAAAGTTTTACTCCTATTCGCTTATTTATTTTGTGTCGTTTCAGCCTCCACCATCGGGAGAACAGCGGCAGATACGCTTTTTTTAAGCCGATTTGATAATTCCTATTTGTCTCTGATGTACTTGCCGCAGGCTCTCGTCATGATTATGGCGGGCATCCTTTTTCAAAGATACTCACCGAAGGTTCGATTGGAAAGCCTCATGAAGATCTTAATTCCGCTTATCTCCGCACTGGTTCTAGTTTCTAGATTCGGTGTGGGACTTGAACTTCGCTGGGTATTTCCCGTTATCTATATCGGCTATGATGTGTTTAATTTCCTGATGATTGTTTGTTTCTGGCAGTTCGCCACATCGGTGATGAATCAGAGGAAAGCGAAGCAGATGATTGGAATCGTAGGAAGCGGTGGGATTACGGGGGGGATTTTAAGCGGTTTTGGGCTAAAAGCACTCGTTCCGCTCGTAGGCACGGCGAATCTAATTTATTTTTATGCGGGTCTGCAATTGCTTGGTTTGGTGGTCGTTTATTTGATATTAAATTTCGCTAAGGAAACGATAGAAGCCAAACCGGCACAGCCTAGGACAACAACGTCGAAGCAAGCCGTACAGCGGAAATCAGGTTTATTCGCGAGCGTTCCTCATCTGAAATATGTGGCCATTCTATCCGCAGCACTCGTATTATCTCTGACATTAATCGATTATCAATTCAAGGTGATCTTGAGAGGGACTTTGCAAAATGAGGCCTTGGCTGGATTTATGGGCAGCTTCTATGGCTTCTCCGGGCTGATTGCTTTGTTTGTTCAATTGTTTATTTCCAGTCGCATTTTGACGCGATTCGGTGTGATGACCGCCTTGCTTGTCTTCCCGATTACCTTAATAGCCGGCAGTTTCGGCATTCTAGTTCTGCCTGTACTAGCGATGGCTGTCATCGTGAAGGGGAGCGATAAAGTTGTTGGAGATACGCTCTACTCGTCAGTGAGCCAATTAGTGATGTTTCCTGTTCCACCGGAATGGCGGGGCAAAGCGAAGAGCTTCCTAGATGGCATTGTGCGCAATGGGGCCAAAGGGTTGGCGGCTATTTGTTTACTTGTCGTTACTCGGCTGCTAGCTCCTGAACAACTGAGTTATATCGTGCTGGCTTTGCTTGTCATTGGTATCATTGCAGGGATAAAGGTCAAGAAAGCCTATCTGCATACCCTCTTGTCCAATCTCAAAACAGGGGGAGACGATCTTCAGAAAGTTGAGCTCAATCTGATGGATCCGGCCAGTCGGCAAATCCTGATTGATGCGCTATTTAGCTCGGATAAGCAGCAAGCTTTGTATGCCTTCGGTCTTTTGCGAGAGATAGACTCCTTCGACATAACGCCTCATATGGACGGGCTGCTTCATCATCCAATTCCAGAAATGTGTATAGAAGCCTTGGACTATGTGGAGCAAAAGGCTCCGGGCGGTTTTGAACCTATCCTGCAATCCTTGGCGGCAACCGAAAACAACCAGGTGAAAGCGAAAGCCATACTTGCGCTAGCGGCGTACGCCAAAGAGGAATATGTGGATGAAATAACCGTTCATCTGGAAGATCAGTCGGTGGAAGTACAAGCTGCTGCCATCGCTGGATTAGTCAAATATTATAGCATTGAGGGCATGTTTCGAGCCGTCGGTAAACTGAAGCAGATGATGGAAAGCGGGCAGGAAGAAGAACGGATCGCGATGGCTGCTTTATTCGGGCAAATTCGGGTGAAAAACTTCTATAAACCACTGATTTCTCTCTTACAAGACAGCAGTCCCCAGGTGCGTATTCGTGCCTTGGAGTCTGCGGCTATTCTTCATGTACCTCCGTTAATTGAACCGATTATTGCCATGTTAAAAGACAGCCAAACCCGGCGCTACGCCACCCAGGCCCTTGCTGCTTATGATGAGCAGGATATTTTGCCACAGTTAGCGCCTTATTTGAACCAGATAGAGATTGGCTTGTATTTACCTGCTGTATTCGAACGCATTGCAACTCAAAGTGCCTTCGATATGCTCTTCGACGGTTACGAGGCTGCCCGCTATGACATGCGGGATCGGATTCTGGAATCGCTGCTTCGCATGCATAAGCGACTGCCTTTTGTGGACAGCCAGCAAGTAGAGTCTTATATTTTCCACGAATTAAAGCTGCATGGACAGTTTGCCGAGCACGGGGCGAGCATTGTTGGGGTAGAAGGCTTCGCTGATATCGAGAATATCGTTAGAGAAATTCGAACAGCGATCAGTCGACGCATCTTCCAGTTGTTATCGCTCATCTATGAAGAGAAGACGATGCAGGCTGTCTATCTCGACTGGTCCGAAGGGGATTCCAGGCAGCAGGCCAATGCGGAAGAAGTGATCGATCAAACGCTGCGAGGAAGCTTACGTACGGAAATGACCACATTCATGTCAGGCTCAAGCAAAATGGTGAGGAATTCAGTAACAGACATGCCGCTCAGCGAACATTTGAACTGGTTATCCGCGCAGGGGGATGACTGGCTCAAGCAAGCGATACAACATCTCACCGTGAACCAGCCGGGAACTTCACCAAATGAGGAACTCTCGGAGCTGATGCATCGGGTTCATTTACTCCGTCATGTTTCACTGTTCCAAGGGATGACAAGCAGAGATCTATCTGTCATTGCACGCAGATTACATAAGCTGAGTGTTCAGAAGGGGGCTGCCATCATTCATGAGGGGGATATGGGAGATTCCCTGATGATTATGGATGGAGGCCGAGCCGGCGTATACCGAAATGGGCAGCCGCTAGGCGAGGTGAAGCGGGGAGATTGCTTCGGTGAAATGGCTATTCTGACTCAGGGAGTCCGAACAGCGACCATTCGAGCCGAGGAAGATGTGCATCTGTGGCGACTGGATTCATCTGTTTTCTACGATATGATGTTCGACCAGACCAGCATTGCGGTTGAAATCATGAAGCTGCTATCCCGCAGGCTGCGGTCTGAACTTACGCGGGGACAGTCAGCGGATAAGTCCGAGCTGGAACAAACGCACGCGGCAGATAAGTTCGAAGCGGAACAAAGCAACGCAGTAGCCGCTGCCACTCTGCAAGTTTCTGAAACCAAGACAACAGAAGGCTTAACGAAGGACGAAGTGATTTTACGGCGGATCCTCGTGCTGCAAAAAATAGATTTATTCGTGCATTTAACTCCGGAGGATTTCATGTGGCTCGCTCAAAGGGTAGAAGAAGTCGCCTACGAACCTGGAGAAGTCATCTGTCGCGCAGGTGATTTCGGAGATACCATGTATGGCATTGTTGAAGGAAGCATTCGTGTGCATAAAGGCAGTGAAGAGTACGCGGTACTAGAGGAAGGTGCGTTCTTCGGTGAGATGGCGATCATCGACAGCGGTCCTCGCTCGGCCGACTGCACAGCGAAGGAAGCTGCCGTCCTGCTGCAGCTTCATCGGGATTTGGTGCTGACCTTTTGTTTCCAGAATATTGATGTGCTGCGCAGCATGATGAGAGTTATCGCGGATCGACTGCGGGGTATGAGCTAG
- a CDS encoding FecCD family ABC transporter permease yields the protein MIVLAIIYAHVGAVRIPLGDVWAGFMDEKSPSYFIIHQVRLPRILVAILAGFGLAVGGVILQSLVRNPLASPDVIGITKGAGFMAAAVIFLFPKSPSYFLPIAAFIGAFSAFLLLLLLSRRLALPPASLALVGVAIGTVFQAGTQYLIVRHPSDINMALLWLSGSLWNRSWLDVYALLPWIAGLLPIVWASSAKLNIFQLGDDISTSLGLNIAKQRFWLLLLAVALAGISVSAVGAIGFIGLIAPHIARSIVGARHQWLIPLAALIGADLMLLGDLLGRIIILPREVPVGIMTAVIGAPYFIYLLRKERLRRG from the coding sequence ATGATTGTACTTGCTATCATTTATGCACATGTTGGCGCGGTACGTATCCCATTAGGAGATGTATGGGCTGGATTCATGGATGAGAAAAGCCCGTCTTATTTCATCATTCATCAGGTTCGATTACCACGTATCTTAGTTGCAATTTTAGCAGGATTTGGTTTGGCGGTTGGCGGCGTTATTCTACAGAGCTTGGTAAGAAATCCGCTTGCCAGTCCTGATGTTATAGGGATTACCAAAGGGGCCGGGTTCATGGCTGCGGCTGTTATCTTTCTCTTTCCCAAATCGCCAAGTTACTTCTTGCCCATTGCTGCGTTCATTGGCGCCTTCTCAGCATTCCTTCTTCTACTCCTGTTAAGTCGCCGATTAGCACTCCCTCCTGCCTCTCTTGCCTTGGTAGGCGTTGCCATTGGGACTGTGTTTCAAGCCGGCACACAGTATTTGATTGTCAGACACCCAAGCGACATCAACATGGCGCTGCTCTGGCTGTCCGGAAGCTTATGGAACCGAAGCTGGCTCGATGTGTACGCGCTGCTGCCGTGGATCGCCGGGCTCCTGCCTATCGTGTGGGCGAGCTCTGCGAAGCTGAATATTTTTCAGCTTGGAGACGATATCTCCACCTCGCTCGGGCTGAACATTGCGAAGCAGCGCTTCTGGCTGCTGCTGCTTGCCGTCGCTCTCGCCGGCATCTCCGTCTCGGCCGTTGGCGCGATTGGCTTCATTGGCCTGATCGCGCCCCATATCGCGCGGAGCATCGTCGGCGCTCGGCATCAATGGCTGATCCCGCTGGCGGCTTTGATCGGCGCCGATTTGATGCTGCTCGGCGACCTGCTCGGCCGCATCATTATCCTCCCGCGGGAAGTGCCCGTGGGCATCATGACCGCCGTCATCGGCGCGCCGTATTTCATCTACTTGCTGCGTAAGGAGCGTCTGCGTAGAGGGTAA
- a CDS encoding FecCD family ABC transporter permease: MKPKYEKQSRRWPLLFLFSITILIMMIGVICSLKWGQAQVPWRTLFEALTYQGSDKAHLYIQTLRLPRAIMACMVGMQLALAGLLTQLTTKNPLASPHIFGINAGAALAVVVGLVALPHFGNIGLIGFAFVGAALSALLIWSLAGTGRQQYVRLALAGITIHFLMSSLTEGFIIMNQHATDSMIFWLVGSLNQAAWTEVRIILPFFVGGIVLFSFMLPSFKLLLMDDDIAAGLGGRINLVRGISMMLVILLAGSAVALCGPIGFVCLLVPHIARAMVGTNLTILGPLTALLGGNLLLYADFLSRFIAFPFESPVGIVTSAIGAPYFIYLARKQGGAR, translated from the coding sequence ATGAAGCCTAAGTATGAGAAGCAGAGCCGTAGATGGCCTCTGCTCTTCCTTTTTTCAATCACTATTCTGATTATGATGATAGGTGTGATCTGTAGTTTGAAATGGGGCCAAGCTCAAGTCCCTTGGCGTACCTTGTTCGAGGCCTTGACCTACCAAGGCAGTGACAAAGCTCACCTCTACATCCAAACACTACGTTTACCACGTGCCATCATGGCATGCATGGTAGGTATGCAGTTGGCCTTAGCAGGGCTGCTTACACAGCTTACAACCAAGAATCCGCTAGCATCCCCCCACATCTTCGGGATTAATGCCGGAGCGGCATTGGCCGTGGTGGTGGGACTTGTCGCTTTACCCCATTTTGGCAATATAGGCCTAATTGGCTTCGCTTTCGTAGGGGCAGCCCTAAGCGCGCTGTTGATTTGGTCACTAGCGGGGACTGGACGTCAGCAATACGTGCGTTTAGCCCTAGCCGGGATAACCATCCACTTCCTCATGTCTTCGCTGACCGAAGGCTTCATCATCATGAATCAGCATGCCACTGACAGCATGATCTTCTGGCTTGTTGGCTCCTTGAACCAAGCGGCTTGGACGGAAGTTCGCATCATTTTACCTTTTTTTGTAGGCGGCATTGTGCTATTCAGCTTCATGCTCCCCTCATTTAAGCTGCTGCTAATGGATGACGACATTGCAGCAGGTTTAGGAGGGCGTATTAACCTCGTGCGTGGAATCAGTATGATGCTCGTCATCTTACTCGCCGGATCCGCAGTAGCCTTATGTGGTCCCATTGGTTTCGTTTGTCTCCTTGTTCCGCACATAGCTCGCGCCATGGTTGGCACGAATTTAACGATTCTTGGCCCGTTAACAGCACTACTTGGGGGGAATTTGCTTCTATATGCTGACTTCCTCAGCCGTTTTATCGCGTTTCCATTCGAATCACCGGTTGGCATCGTGACATCCGCGATTGGCGCGCCATACTTCATCTACTTGGCTCGCAAGCAAGGAGGTGCGCGGTGA
- a CDS encoding helix-turn-helix domain-containing protein — protein MGKRLKEEARLKIVKEALAGIKVGVLARMYDIHPETIRLWIRDHRDSIPPEEIPVADEHLQELQRLQDVEQRYEKAVKVLGEKELELEILRELLKKKDPAYPRNSK, from the coding sequence ATGGGGAAAAGGCTGAAAGAAGAAGCACGGCTTAAAATTGTTAAGGAAGCATTGGCTGGTATTAAGGTGGGGGTATTAGCCCGCATGTATGACATCCATCCTGAAACCATCCGTTTGTGGATCAGAGATCACCGTGACTCTATTCCTCCGGAAGAAATCCCAGTGGCTGACGAGCATCTGCAAGAATTGCAGCGTCTACAAGATGTAGAACAACGCTATGAAAAAGCCGTTAAAGTACTTGGCGAGAAAGAGCTAGAGCTTGAGATCCTGCGCGAATTGCTAAAAAAGAAAGACCCCGCTTATCCGAGAAATTCGAAGTAG